A single genomic interval of Thermodesulfobacteriota bacterium harbors:
- a CDS encoding 4,5-DOPA dioxygenase extradiol (seems to be involved in biofilm formation; in asymptomatic bacteriuria E. coli strains 83972 and VR50, the ygiD gene is upregulated during biofilm formation in urine) translates to IVHNLWPASTGTWTPAPNPWAVEFDERVRQCLVSGNHRDLVAPSASLAVPTLDHYLPMVYALALQEAGEPVTFVHEGMENASISMRCLQVG, encoded by the coding sequence CATCGTCCACAACCTGTGGCCCGCATCGACTGGGACATGGACGCCCGCCCCCAACCCCTGGGCCGTGGAGTTCGACGAGCGGGTCAGGCAGTGCCTGGTCTCCGGCAACCATCGGGACCTGGTGGCCCCGAGCGCGTCCCTGGCGGTGCCGACGCTGGACCACTACCTCCCCATGGTCTACGCGCTCGCCCTCCAGGAGGCCGGCGAGCCGGTGACCTTCGTCCACGAGGGGATGGAGAACGCTTCGATCTCCATGCGCTGCCTTCAGGTGGGGTGA